In Ruminococcus albus 7 = DSM 20455, the genomic window GCTACGCTAATGCTATTCGCATGCCTTCGTTTCTTATATTTATTGCAGCATTTACATCTCTGTCATGGTGAGTTCCGCATTCGGGACAGTCCCATGCTCTTATAGCAAGGTTCTTTGTTTCCTTATTGATGTAACCACAGCACGAACAAGTCTGACTGCTCGCAAAGAATTTATCTATCTTTACAAGTCTTTTGCCTTGTTCTTCCAGTTTGTACTTCAGGAATGTTACAAACATTCCCCAGCCGTTATCAGAAACCGACTTGCCGAATTTAAGTGCCTGAGACATTGCTTGCATGTTAAGATCTTCTATACATACACAATCATAGGCATTGGCTATCTGTCTTGACTGTTTATGTAGAAAGTCCTTTCGTTGATTTGCTACTTTCTCATGCATTTTAGCAACCTTGATACGTTGTTTATCACGGTTTTTAGAGCCTTTCTGCATAAGAGAAAGTTTTCTTTGTTCTCTTTTTAGCTTTTTTTCGGCTCGTCTATAGTATCTGGGGTAGGCAGGTTCATTGCCGTTGCTGTCTTTGTACAGCTCATGCATCGAAAAGTCAAGCCCTAAGAAGTCATGCAGTTCCTGTTCCTGTACTTGGTTTTCGTACTCATACAGAATACTTGCATAGTATTTTCCGCTTGGAGTCTGACTTACTGTCACAGACTTGAGAACATATTCATCAGGAATGTTCCTGTGCTGTTTTACTTTGACTTGTCCAACTTTAGGTAATTTCAAGTATCCATTGGATATGGCTATGTTACCATTGATACAAACGGTAGAATAGCTGTTCTTTTTACATTTTTTTGATTTAAACCTGGGAAATCCTGTTTTAGGCTGTTTGAAAAAGTTCTGAAACGCTGTATCCAGGTGTCGAAGCGACTGCTGCAATGATACGCTGTCCACTTCCCGTAAGAATGAGTATTTCTCCATTTTCTTAAGTTCAGCCATTTCTTTAGCAGAGGCATTGTAACTTAAAGTTGTCTCATATTCTTTATACTGCTTGATTCTTTTGTATAACCAATAGTTATATACCAATCTCACACAGCCGAAGGTTTTGGCAAACAAAATCTTTTGCTCGTTATTTGGGTGTATTCTGAATTTAAATGCTTTGTTTGCCATAGTGTTCACTCCTTTTATGGCTTTATGTTCTTGATTTTAAATTCTTTAGTGTTGTATTAGTAGTATTATTTGATCTGTCTGACCTCCAGTTATTAATTATTATCTACAATACTATTATACAAGAAAATTAGTAATAATATAAATAGTGCTTTATTATCCAAATCCACTGTATTTTAGCCACTCCATTTTATTCGACTGAATATTTTATGCTATGAGTAAAGTGAAAAGTTCAATGAGTAAGAAACGTAATTCATCTCCCACCTAAGAGGTGGGAGTCTTCTTGCTTAAAGAGGATTAAAAAAGCAAAACCGATAGCAGAATATTGACAAAAATTATTTTTTTGTGTATAATATTTGCGATGGTACTTGAACTGCTTTGTGTCACGCGTGACACAAAGTATTTGCAATGAGACGTTAAAATTAAAAGGGGAGTCCTAAAGACTCTCTTTTTTACTATATATAATTTTTTTTCTATGATAAAATCTGCTATAATACTATACAGAAACAATATTTTCTATACATAAATATTTTTAAGGAGAATAAAAATGCCGAGAAAAAAAGCGGAAACTGCTGTTATTGACAGGACCGGTTATGATGAGCACATGAGAGACATAGTTGTATCAGAAGTTCTGACAGAAAACTATATGCCTTATGCCATGAGTGTTATAAAATCGAGAGCGCTGCCGGAGATAGACGGATTTAAGCCTGCACACAGAAAACTTCTGTATACAATGTATCAGATGAAGCTTTTTGATAAAAAGACGAAATGTGCCAATATTGTTGGTCAGACCATGCAGTATAACCCACACGGAGACTCCAGTATCTACGAAACACTCGTAAGATTGACCGAAGATAATGAATCCTTGCTTACTCCTCTTATTTCTTCTAAAGGCAATTTCGGTAAGCACTATTCAAGAGATATGGCTTATGCAGCATACAGATACACAGAGGCAGGATTTACAAAGATAGCAGCAGAGTTATTTGAGGGTATAAACAAAAACGCCGTAGACATGGCAGATAACTTCGATGCTACAAAGAAAGAACCTGTGCTTCTGCCAACAAGCTTTCCTAATATACTCGCTATGCCTACTCTGGGAATAGCTGTCGGCATGGCTTCCAATATTGCATCCTTCAACCTTAAAGAACTGTGCGAAGCTACTATCGAGTATATAAAGGATCCTAAAACAGATATTCTGGATATTATGCCCGGCCCTGATTTTTCTACCGGGGGAGACATCCTGTTTGATCGAGATGAAATGGACAAGATCTACAGAACAGGGAAGGGGAGTATCGTTGTAAGGAGCAAATATACAGTCGATAAGAAAAACAGAAGAATTGAGATAAGAGAGATTCCATATAGTACGACTACCGAAGCTATCATCGAAAATGTTATAAGCCTGTGTAAAAGCAAAAGAATAATGGACATCGATGATATAAGAGACGATACTGATAAAAACGGACTTCTTATCACTATTGAGTATAAGAGATCAGCTGACCCTGACGAGATCATGAATAAGCTTTACAGTCTGACTCCGCTTCAGGACACCTTCAGCTGCAACTTCACAATGCTTATAAACAATAATCCTGTTGTTCTTGGAGTATACGGTATACTCGATGAATGGATAAAGTTCCGTACTGAATGCATCAAGAGAGAGCTTACATATGATCTTGAAATATTCAGAAAGAAACTCCATCTTATGGAAGGCCTACAGAAGATCCTTTTAAATATCGATAAGGCAATTAAGATCATACGCGGTACAAAACTGGATAAGGATGTTATCCCCAACTTGATGAAAGGCTTTGATATAGACAAGACTCAGGCTGAATACATCACAGAAATAAGACTCAGAAACATAAACGAGGAATGGATCCTTGACAGAACAAAGGAAATCGAGAAAATAAAAGAAGATATAAAGAAAAATGAAACGATAATAAGCAGTGATAAAGCCCTGAAAAAGCAAATAATCAAGAAACTGAAGGAAATAGCAAATAAAGAGGATTATATCAAACCCAGAAAAACAACTATCAATACGGAAGTTAAGGTTGAAAAAGTAACTGTAATTGAAGAAGTGAAAAATTATGATGTAAAGATCATAATTAGTGAACACGGATACGTCAAGAAAGTTCCCACAAGTACGTATAAGGAAGATACAGAGTATAAGCTGAAAGACGATGATCGTATCCTAAAGATCATAGACGCTCAGAACATCGGAGAAGTACTTACCTTTACTGATAAAGGTGTAGTCTATAAAACAAAGATCAGCGATATAGAAGTTTGCAAAGCGGGAGAATTTGGAACATTTATCCGTTCTGCAGCCGAAATACCCGACGATGAAAAAACTGTCTTTATAACAGCAACAGGAGATTTCTCGGGTAACATGATAGTTGTTTTCGAGAATGGTAAAGTTGCGAAGTTCCCGTTAAACGTTTATGAGACAAAACAGAACAGAAAAAAACTGATAAATGCCTTTTATACGAACGTAAAGCCCGTCGCATTCTATCATGTTCTTGAAGACGTCAATATAAAGATGAAGAGCGATGGCGGAAAGCTGCTGATCTTTAATTCAGAAATGATAAATCTAAAGAATTCAAAGACAACACAAGGAACTCAGGTAATGAAGCTTCCAAAGGAAACAAAGATCCTAAAGTCTAGGATCATTGAGGAACTTGATAAAAAAAGCAGTAAAATAGTAGTGAAAAGCATCCCTGCAAGTGGTTTTTCAAGAAAGAAATAAAGAATTACTTTAATTGGAGAAGATAAAAAGCCTGCAATATCAACAGAAATCTTCGGAGACTATATACTTGTAACAACAGACAAGGGAGAAAAAATACTTACGAGCGGAACAATGGTTATAATCTACGAAGACAAATATTATTATGAAGAGGAGAATAATAAATGACCAGTAAGCAGTTTGATGAGATCATAAAGGAAAATAAAGAGCTGATAGAAAAGGCTTTCCCGGACGAATATACTCCTGTTGAAGAGATAATCGAGCAGAAAGAAAAGTATGAGGTTATTGTGAAGGGGAAAGATAAGACAGACTCCGAAGCGTAATATAATTATCTGATAAAACGACAAAGCTCTCTCGTCACTAATAGGATGGGAGAGCTATTTGTGTCACGCGTGACACAAATAATGAAAAATCAAGATACGATAAAAGTCCTTGCAAATTTTTGCAGGGATTTTTTATTGGAGCGAATTTTACCATATAATATATTTGAGATCTTTTATGATAATCTGGAGTTATATAAGATCTGAATATTATTAACGGAGGAAAAAAACATGTCAGCAATAGCAAATGAATTACTAGAAAAGGAGATAATTCGACTTAGAGAAGAAAACAGGAAAATCAATGACCAGCTGAATTTCGTGTGTAAAAACAGAGAGGTTATTCAGAAGTCCTATGCAGCATTGGAAAAAAAGTACAATGAATTTGTTGCCAATGCTACGGAAATTAATATGGGACTGCTTCATGTTCATACAAACGATAAAGGTAATCCCGGTGTATTTGTTACCTATGATGCATTAAATTCAGTAAATGGTACAGAAATAGAACGACAGGCTGCAGTACTTGTTGAGTATAATAAAGAAAGCGGTAGAATACAGGTATTCACTTATGATAGGTATTCGGATGACCCTATAAATTCTTACGAAATAGATACAAATTTAAGAGAAACGGCAGCTGAATGCAGACGTAGGATAGCGGAATGCGAGGCAGTTCTCAATGAGGCTTATAAGGAAGAATATCCTGAGGAGTTTTTAACAGTAATGGAAGAAGCCGAACTCAAAGATGACATAAAGCAATGCGAAGAATACTGCAAAAGATTCACAAAGCTTACAGGAGAAGAAGCTTAAATAATCAAAAGGAGTACTAATATGAAAATCAATAACGAAAAAATAAAGAAAGCACTATTTAACAGCGGAACATTAGCGGTGGAAGACTTCTGTGGTATGGATCTGTCAGGCTATGATAAAGAATCTATTGATAAGATTATGGATGAGGTGATAGATCAAATGCCTGATGATACACTTGAAGAGTATTACAAAATCTACGTGATCGATGCTGAAAAGGAGTAATAATGGATACATTTCAAAAAAATTGTCCTGTTTGCGGAAGCAAAGAATATGGATACGAATCTTATTCTGAATTTGGATGGGGCAGTGTGGAGCAGCATGGCTACTGCGATAAATGCGGCTATACAATAGAACAGGC contains:
- the tnpB gene encoding IS200/IS605 family element RNA-guided endonuclease TnpB encodes the protein MANKAFKFRIHPNNEQKILFAKTFGCVRLVYNYWLYKRIKQYKEYETTLSYNASAKEMAELKKMEKYSFLREVDSVSLQQSLRHLDTAFQNFFKQPKTGFPRFKSKKCKKNSYSTVCINGNIAISNGYLKLPKVGQVKVKQHRNIPDEYVLKSVTVSQTPSGKYYASILYEYENQVQEQELHDFLGLDFSMHELYKDSNGNEPAYPRYYRRAEKKLKREQRKLSLMQKGSKNRDKQRIKVAKMHEKVANQRKDFLHKQSRQIANAYDCVCIEDLNMQAMSQALKFGKSVSDNGWGMFVTFLKYKLEEQGKRLVKIDKFFASSQTCSCCGYINKETKNLAIRAWDCPECGTHHDRDVNAAINIRNEGMRIALA
- a CDS encoding DNA gyrase/topoisomerase IV subunit A, giving the protein MPRKKAETAVIDRTGYDEHMRDIVVSEVLTENYMPYAMSVIKSRALPEIDGFKPAHRKLLYTMYQMKLFDKKTKCANIVGQTMQYNPHGDSSIYETLVRLTEDNESLLTPLISSKGNFGKHYSRDMAYAAYRYTEAGFTKIAAELFEGINKNAVDMADNFDATKKEPVLLPTSFPNILAMPTLGIAVGMASNIASFNLKELCEATIEYIKDPKTDILDIMPGPDFSTGGDILFDRDEMDKIYRTGKGSIVVRSKYTVDKKNRRIEIREIPYSTTTEAIIENVISLCKSKRIMDIDDIRDDTDKNGLLITIEYKRSADPDEIMNKLYSLTPLQDTFSCNFTMLINNNPVVLGVYGILDEWIKFRTECIKRELTYDLEIFRKKLHLMEGLQKILLNIDKAIKIIRGTKLDKDVIPNLMKGFDIDKTQAEYITEIRLRNINEEWILDRTKEIEKIKEDIKKNETIISSDKALKKQIIKKLKEIANKEDYIKPRKTTINTEVKVEKVTVIEEVKNYDVKIIISEHGYVKKVPTSTYKEDTEYKLKDDDRILKIIDAQNIGEVLTFTDKGVVYKTKISDIEVCKAGEFGTFIRSAAEIPDDEKTVFITATGDFSGNMIVVFENGKVAKFPLNVYETKQNRKKLINAFYTNVKPVAFYHVLEDVNIKMKSDGGKLLIFNSEMINLKNSKTTQGTQVMKLPKETKILKSRIIEELDKKSSKIVVKSIPASGFSRKK